ATGTCGAGAAAGTGCCAGAAAAGGCTCAGGCACTGAAGCTTGCCCAGATAGCGTGTCGTGAAAGCCTGCGCGCTGAAAGACTGGATGATCATCACGATGATCCAGATCAACCCGAAAGTCACGTGCAGACCATGGGTCGCCACCAGCGTAAAGAAGGCGGAGAGGAACGCGCTGCGGTCAGGACCCGCGCCATTCGCAATCAGCTCCATGAATTCACGCACTTCAAGGAAGATAAACCCGGCACCCAGGAAAGCCGTGATGACGAGCCAGGAAACCAGCCCGGCACGGTTTTTGGCATGCGCACACAAAGTACCAAACCCGAAGGTGATGGAGCTGAGCAGGAGGAGAGCCGTCTCAATCCCGACACCTGTCA
This DNA window, taken from Acetobacteraceae bacterium, encodes the following:
- the cyoC gene encoding cytochrome o ubiquinol oxidase subunit III, translating into MSSEIASPHHAAHEHEGHSSPVVFGFWIYIMTDCVLFGTLFASFSVMRNAFAGGPTGHELFNLTGVGIETALLLLSSITFGFGTLCAHAKNRAGLVSWLVITAFLGAGFIFLEVREFMELIANGAGPDRSAFLSAFFTLVATHGLHVTFGLIWIIVMIIQSFSAQAFTTRYLGKLQCLSLFWHFLDIVWICVFTFVYLMSVV